ttatattttacaaaatttCATCCAGACCAATAATGCTTTTATTGTCATGGTATATATAGGATTGCACTTACTTAAATGATTAAGCTTAAGATCTGagtaaagttttctttttactttgggttttgttttcctgtaaTGTTTTGCTGTCAGGTGTGGATGTATTACTGTTCCTGTTAGTCAAATGCTCCAGAATGCAATTTTTGCTTAGTTCAGTCAATAATTGATCAATTTCCTATTGCAAAGTCAAAATGTATGTTGCAGCTACATTCCTGGCAGGTCCTGCCCAAACAATCACACCATCACTACAGACATATTCACGGTTCTACTAAATTCTCACCAGTGGAATATTCTGGCAACTGAATTTTTCTCAGAGGAAGTTTCTGGAAGTGAAACACCCCTACAAGTCCTATTTTTATGCTATGATAAAAATTTTAGTTCTCTGCCTATGAAGCTGCCAGGCATCATGTGATGCTCCCAGTTTTGCAAACAATTCAGTCATCTGATGATTTACTCCCCCCTTGGTAGTAGAAGTTGACCCAGTTGTCTCTGGTGGACTGGCAGGATCTCCAAATGCCTTGAGGAAATGCTTTCCATTTAAGGAACTCACATGGACACCATTTGCATATTTGCAGCACTGTTCTGGGTGAGGGTGATTTAAGATAGACAAAATGAACTCTGTCTTCAGGATAGCAGCATTCACCTGAGGTACGGAGAACAAGAAAAACCTGTCGAACAAGGGAATGCCACAACCCTTAGCATTCATTTGGGCAGCAACTGATGGAATGCAGGAGAGCAAAACTTTCCCTTTGGCATTTTAACAACTGCGAAAATATCAGTATGTAGTTGCTTTTCACTACATTCTAAGCCAAACTTAACTTTTCATGGTCTACAAACATAGCCCCAGGATGTTTTCAAAAACATCTGAGAAAAACCACACAGATATCATTCAAATTAGAATGACTGAAAAAGcctgacagaaaaagaaaatgaagtgaCAAGTTCTCCTCATCTCCGATTTTCTTTCCTTCACTTAGTTTTTTCTGACCTTTTTTCTTTCATCTTCACTCACAGCTTTCTGTCTCCTGTACTGAGGTGCCATTGCAATGTAAAATTCAGGAAAGTACTGTTTAGTAATGTGCACTGCCCTTGGATATTAAAATTCCCGGCACCCATGCATTTGACTTGTGTCTGTTCTCATATttgcacagaaacagaaaacattAAACATCAGAACAACAGCAGCTGATCTTTGTTCAGCTTTGGTtgctttggtttttctttttttgtttttgtttttttttttttttgatcgtcAGCTTAGACATTCAGTCATTTCTGATCTTTTCATCTGCTGTTTGCTTGTTTTCCTGAGCAGGACAATTTCACCAAGCATAACTGATGCAAGACCTTTCTCTTCATTCATAGCCATCTCTGATATTATTGTGGTTTACTTCTGCAGTTATTTTATGACACATACCTAAGTTTTCTTTCATGTGTGCAATTTCAGCTTTAAAGACACATTCTATAACAGTTTTTTTCTCCCTTGCATTTTCCTACTTTATCCTGAATTTTTTAGGATTCACACTCTTGTATTTGTGTACTTTTGAAACACTCCACATTTTGTTGCTTATCTGAATCTGTCTCCTAACTTCCTATTCCCATTTTGGTCACTGCTTCACAGCTTATGATGGGCTTTTTATGTCTCATCTCAGCTAGACAGACCTTGTGTctcctatttttttttgtttttcaagagttagctgctgcagccagtgagattttccAAGCACTCTTCCTGCAGGTACCCTGTGAACACTTAATCCCATATCAAAGGGACTTTTATGATTCTCTGACTTCAGAACTGAGCTTTTAATATCACTACTGTGATAGGCTTCAAATGCTCCTTTAAGCTGCAGCATCGAGAAATAAGACCCATAACACTCCAATACCTCTATATTAATGCAGGTTAGCAAATACAGCAGACATCAGAATTGTCTTTTAGGAGTTTAGTCACAATATGACTGAATATCACGGTCTGAACCCTAGTCTTAGCTCAGACAATTTTAATTCCCAAAATTTTATATAATACAGTGGCTTTAAAATGCAGTACATCAGCTTAAATGCTTGTAATCTACAAACCTGGAGGGCCTATGTTATTTCTGGTCCCTAATCTTGTGTGACCTTCTCATTGCATTTTTCTGTCAGTTGGATTTTCTCAACAGCTCCTCACATGTTCTTCACTAAGTAGTAAGAGTAGAGAGGAGCCTTCCTCAGGTGTGACAAGTGTCTCATACACATTGATTCCATAGAAGATAGATTCTTTTCACCTGTTTGAACATGATTTGGCATAAAGTTATATAAACATGGCCCAAACGTCAAAAAACCCTAAATACTAAAAATACTGTCTGTTGAAAATATACATGAATTCTATGCTTAGCTGTCTTTCTGACAGTGAGCTAGACAGCCTCTCAGACTCCTTAGTGTCAGTGTTTGCTAAGCAGTGAATGGTACTTTAGTGTTCCAGATCAGCCTCAGAAGACAGACACAGGACTGCCTTGCATTGCCACACTACAGTGCTGCCAAGCCACCCGCCAGAAGACTCTTCTGCCTTCTGTACTATCAGCTTTAAGTTCAGGCTCTGTTCCTTCCTTAATTAATATTTCAGCCTTTTACAAGATGAACTATTTTGATAAAAAGATATTATCTCCTCAGTTTTggaaattttacttttttatatAAAGGAGGACTATGTAAAGACCTGGAGCTGGTCTTGAGATTGAGATTTGTAAAAGAATGAGTAGAAGAACATAGATTCCTCTGATCAGCTGTGCTGGAAGCTTTACAGATTCCTACTCATGCAAGCAAGAATGAGTGCTGAACACTGTTCCAAATGAGGCTTCAGAGGTTATGCCAAGGAAATTGTATGCTGCTGACTTAATTGTTAAACATTGgcagggctctggagcaggggagATAAAGAGAGTCCTTGGTGTAACAGCAACACCTTGCAGTGCACAGCAGTGACATCCTACACACCATCTGTGTAGGGCAAAAATGACACTGGGGCTTGAGCTGCACTTCCACATACCTTAACAGTCAGAGCAAGAACAAGCCCTTAGAATAAGGCTAATTACAGGACTGTTAGGTACAAGACAATAATAAAAACTCTGAAGTAATTATGCAAAAGTGGCAGATGCAAAAACTTTAGGACTACCGTACCTATGAAGACCTGGGGAAAAATGTTTAAGATTTGCCTCCAGAAAACACCTAAATGGAGCTACCTATGGGTGGACAAGGTGACAAAGTTTCTGTTGTGCTCAGTGGAGTTGAATGTAGGCATGGCACGGGCTTAACAGCTACTGAGATCCCAGAGCATGTGCTGAACACCGCTCCACCACTTCTAAAAGGCAATTCAACACTCAcaaggcagcacacacacaagtacACAAGTCAGGTGTCTTAAGAAAAAGCTGGTAAGGAATGTGCCCATAAGCAACAGTACTTTTACATACACAGGAATACACCAACTTGTGCAGGGAAATTTGAGCTAGCTTCAGAGTAGCAGGGTGGCAGCATGCTGTACAAATGAATACACTTTGCTTTTTAGCAGGAGTACTAAATCCCTATTAAACACTGCTGTGCTATGGCTAGGTCTTCTGTACAGCAGCCAGGTTTTGTTAAGAGAAAGATTTACTTTTCCCCTGTAGAAGAGGCTGCAACCAGGGAAGCAACATTCGTTCCTCTCCCAGCTGCCTAAACCTGGGAACACTAACTATTATTAGCCATTTAAATCACCTTGCACAAAATGCTGGAAATTTTGCACTACCACAGTGGGCAAAGAAGTACTAGGGATGAGCAACAGGAAAGGTTACAGAATGAATGACTATAGGCTTATAGCAACTTTGACAGACTCATTTCATTAATACAGAGCTTCTGAATGAAACTACACTTAATGCATGGCTGTGTGTCAGCTCATGGGTGCTTTCCTGTTAACACCAATGACTTCCCTATTTATTGGGCATTTTCCCTGTCTTGCAGCATCATGTGACATGAACATGATAGGCTACCCTAAGTACACATTTTGGATATTAAAACAACCAGTTTGTTCATAATGCTATAAAATAGTTTGGTATTCACAAGTTTTATTAAAGAGGATTTTCTATCTAGGAAATCTAATAAAAAGTCTAATAAAGGAAGCACAATTTTTCTGTTCAGATTAAGATTTACCATGAGGACAGTGAACAGCCTGCTGCATAAAACATCCCCTAAAATCAGTAACTTACCCAGACTAGGAACCACAACTGAACAATCTTGTACTGGGTGGTCCTTATTTTTTAGCTGGAGAACTTTCAGTCTACTCCTTTTATTTGTTAAGTtctcaaaaaaccccagaatCTAATTTCTTATTAATTATCACAAACAAAATAAAGTACCTGCTTATCATGTATATACTGAATGGTGCTTGTATTTTTTATGCTTAAATTTTATGTAATCCTGGAAAGCTTCATGACTGATTAGGTGGGTCATTTGCAAGAAAAGCAGTTTCAGAAGACCTGCACACTGATCAATACCTAAGATAAGTTGTTTGGCATTTTTTTACCCTCAGACCTGGCAGAACAGATAGGAACAGATCATTTATGCATCTCAAATTGCTTTTCATTTTGCCACACAATGCTCCTGCCAGCTTATACTTAATTTGTAATCCAGTTATGAAAGTCAGATTATCCTTTCTCTCTACCCAGAAATTTATTGTTAATACTCACAAGCAGGAAATAAAACAGCAGGTGTAACCAGCATTGTAACAATAGACTTATCTATTGCACTACAAATATAACCACCACCATGTCAGTGGTGTGAGCAATAAAGAAACTGGTCAAGGAAGCTTTTGAATACAGATCTACATAAGCTTCAATTAGAAACAACACCCTGACATGGGTTGTGCTTCAGTATTTGGATGGATGGGATTCAAATACAATGCACAAACCACTGAACACAAGGGAACAGAGTTAACAGAGCCTTAAGCTGGAAGTACAGATAACATATCTCCCACTCCTCTTATATAGTATTATTGTTGAACTGACACATTCATCGAGAACAGTTTTGAAGATTAAGGTAAATCTGATGTTGACTGTCAAGATTCAGCCATCCTCCATGGTTGAACCACATATCTGCACCTGTGAAATCCTTATTTGACAAAGTAATCCCAGCATCACCCTTATATGCACAATATCTGTACTTTCCACAATGCAACAATTCTGGCAGACAAGGCAAGTGTGTCCTCAGCCTGTGGCACAGGAGCTGTTTCTGTTTAGCTCACCACCAGCTCATTCTTGCCCCAATTTAATCTGCACATATTTTAGACTGTTTGTGAAATGCTGTATTGCTTTATACAGAGTACAGTACCCAGCTTTAAAATCCAAAATGCAGCTGCTTCCTCAgcagcactgcccctgaaggTACTCATGAGGGGCTGGGAACGAGACACACAGCGATTCTGATGGAGGATCTGAGCTTTGCtgcctgggggaggcagcagcagcatgcCTGAGGCAGGGTGGCACTGAGCCTCACAGCGACACTGAAGCACTCTGAACCTCAATTCTGTTTCCATTTATACTTCACTCTCCTTGGCCATCTGAGTATTCGTAACAGGGATCACACAAAAGAATAAAGTCCTAGCAGAACAGATACCACATTCTACATCAACTCAATACACATGGATTTCTGCATAATTGATCATTTTATTGGAATCTGTTAAAGGATGTTTGTTCAGATCACCTGTTCAGCAGGCAGTTATGCTGCTTCTGTTCACTGCATACATACTGAGCAAGTCTCCAAGCAATACATAAATATTGTCTGACCCCATACTTAAGTATCTTTACTACAAAAAGCAGCTTCTCCTCAACAAAAGTTGTATCCATGGGACCAATGTGCATTTCTTCTCGCTATAACTTGTACCAAATCTGTATCAACAATTGTAGGTTAAATACATCAATGCAGGTTAATAGAGCTTTAACAGTAAAAAAAGTAAGAAAGTTAAATACTGCAACAGCTGAGATACATACTGCATTTGAATGATAGAACATAGTCTATTGACCTAGTTAATGACACAGTCACCAAAACACAACATACAGAAGCAATGTCAACTGCCAGTACTTGTCTAAGCATTTtagtttcccttttcccttcaaaTAAAGAAGGGCTGTGTACATCTTGAATGTGAACTTAGGCATCGTTAACCTTACAGCAATACTGATGCTGATAGTTAAGGTTAGGTAGAGACATACTGAAGCTGCAGGCCACTGAGTACACACAGCATTTGTGAGTTTGAGGAGCCAATGTTTACTATAGCACAGCTTCATTGTTCAAACTAAGTGCACCCTATGGACAATAACATTAATTGGCAAGACATATTTAGTAAAAAATGCCACTTGAGAAACCTAGCATATTTCAGTTAAGTGTGGATTTAACTAGCTATGATGAGGGCTAGGGAGGTATTTTAACTGAAACACCTTGGTAAAGTGAAATAAGCTGGCATATCACTGTTTTCTAGAACCCAGGAATAAAGTTAAATGTGTTCACTCAGTCATCAAGGACTAGTATTTCAGCAGGCATTTCAGGTTTTAACCTAAGGGCAGGTTAAAATAAATCTGTACACAATGCAACATACCTCAAATAGATGCAATGATGACCAATTAGCTGTCAGTCTCTACTTTTACAATTACAAGCCCAACAATTTTGGCGCACAAGTACAGCCAATCTTCAAATTCAACCATTCCAAGCCAGAGCCATTTCAGAGACTGCTCTGCAATACTATTCTGGACTGTAGAAACATGCATACACCAGCTGCCCAGAAACACACAACGAAAAGAAGTTGCTAGAAATAGCCACTGAACATACACATGCATGCCAGTCAGCTTCCCAATTAAAATGCTATATACAAGCCATACTTCAATTTTTTAATTTGTAGTTTTTCACCCAACTTACACATATGAGTTCAAGTGAAGGGCAGTATTGTGACCTTTTGAAATACCCAAAATGAAAATGAGTGCAAGTTACAAAGCTACAAAGAGGTTAGCAATGATTTCCCGATCTTTTCAGGTGAAAAATTATTTAGTAGCTAAGCAATGCCAGGGAGAGGTGAAGACCATGAAGGACACGGCCTTTAGGAAAGCAAACACAGCCGTAACCAAGAATACTGACTTTCCACAAAGTCTGAAAGTTTCTTCATACTGAAAACTGAAGTCCTCCATGAAGTTATCTGCTACCTTGCTGCATGTTGTAATGTTATTGCCCTACAAGTTGTGCAGAAAACCACAGCCAAGTATTAAAGCACAAGAAATTTAGAAATTACCGTGCATAAGATATGATTAAACTGTAGCAGAATCTCAGGTATTGATTATGGCTTAGACCTGCCTTGAAAGTCAACACTTGGACAAATATCCTTATGTGAATGACACTGTCCATATGAAAGTGAGACAACTTTGTCACACTGAAGACTTACTTGGTTCAAGTGACCTTCTACCAGAAGAAACAATAGACAATATATTCACAGATAACCATTGCAAGAATTAGCCCTGTAAAAAAATTCAACAATACTTTTTACTTATTGTTTCCTTAAGTGTATATATTTGCAGATATTTTATAAGTAAGCTGTTTCTTGACCAGCCAGATCTTGGATAGTGAATTCTTTATCCTACTTCCTCCCTCATCCAAATTTGCCAAACTCAAGACATTGTTTTAGCAGCATTCATGAAATCAATAGTGCAAAGTTGTTATAAAAAACTATTTTCCCAGGCTAGGACATCCTCTTCAAGTTTTGTATTGGGTCAATAGCACTTCCCATGTTTTTAGACCTCTGGGGAAAGGCAGGAACAATAGATATACTGAATCTAACAAATGAAAATTGTTTGCCAAAGGcttttttgaattttatttttggatggattttttaaaatttgctgcTCATACTGGCCCTTGTTACAACTTTAGTAACTAGTTCACTGCATTAAATTCACAATTCCTCATTTTGATATGCGCCTATAACATGTGAATTGAACTGCACCACAATAATTGTAATGTCATCTCTATACATTCGAGCCAGCTCCTCTGGAAGACTCAGCATCTTGGACAGTCGCTCATGATCCACAGTTCCAAACTCATTGTTACCCACTGCATGACGTATCAGGTGAGTTGCTGCATTCTGATCTTCAAATACTGAAGAGATTCTTGCTCTCCTTTCTGTTAAGAGACCATGCATCTGTCCCAAAGTTACCTTATAGCCACCAACAGCTATTGGCTGTTGGTGGTGAACACCAGTGAGGTACTCCCCCACAATTCTAGCCACATCTTGCCTGTGCATTGTCTCCCACAGCCCATCCGTGGCCAAAACCAGGAATTTATCCTGTGGCCGTAACCTGTGATGTATGACTTCTGGTTCAGCTGTGAGGTATGGGGGAGTGTAATAGTTTGGAGGAATAAACTTTGTATATTCATTGTCATTCAGCTGATCTGGGCCTGATTCCACTACTCTCTTCTGCAGTTCAATACTCCATTTAAACTTCACATCACCAAAAGCTCTGAAAGGCATCAAGAGACCCAAGAGACGATCTTGTTTCACAAGACTTTTCTCTTCAGACTTTGGATGCTCCATTTTCACACGTTCCACTTCATGTTCATTCTGTGCATTGTGGTCATAGGACAAAGTAACTGCAGACCAAGATCCATCTTCCTCCTGAACGCCGAGCATCGCTCTGCTGTCACCTGTGTTAGCAACGTGCAAGTCGACACCATCCACGTGGGCTACACAGGCAGTAGAGCCAGAAAATGCTACTCGCAGTACTAGGTAGTTGAGAAAAGAATTTGGATCTCCTACTTGAGCTTCCAAAGAAATATCATTATCAAGCCTCTTAAAGGCATTAATTAAAGCTTCTCTCACATCAGTAGTCTCCCCACTGTTGAGATCAATCAGCTCCTGCCAGTAAGTTCTTAGACTGTTGAAGTAAAGCTTGGAAGCCTCTTTGCTAAAATAATCGTTGGGATGCTTGTGCCACTGTAAAATGGGCAACAGAGCTCTGCCACTCTCCACAGCATTTTCTATTTCAAGTAAAGTTTCATGAGGTAACAAAGAGACAGCAATGTAGTAAAACAGTCTTTCACTGACAGCTTGAGCACAAGCACAGCCTGCATGGCCATCAAACACACCCAGAAGCATCCCTCTTGTCTGTAAACAAGTGGCAGCACTCCTCCGGTCCTCTATCGGAGCATTAGCAGGCAACTGGTTGCTGTCGAAGCCAAGAATAGAACTTACATTTTTACCATCAAATTCTGGGACTTTGAAACTGTATTCATTTGCCTTCAGGATGCTGTTGACCTGTGGAGGGGTGAGGTAAAACCTCTGTGGCGTAGAAGCATAATCCCTTGCGTGAATAAAGTTATTAAAGTGCTCCTTTGGCCTGTAAAGTGCTGCAAATTTCTTCTGTGGTGCATATCTGAAGTGACTGTGAGCAAAATGAGATGACAAACAACACAGATGTTTATGGTGGCAGTAGCACGCAGTACTGCCTATTCTGCTAATCTCACAGTTACGAATCAATGGGAACAGATGAGCTGGTGCTGGCATGGCATCAGACAACAATGGCAGCCTGGAGCTTCGGACTGGAATtgctgaaagacaagagaacaactATGCTTAGCAGGACAGCTAAGAGATCTTTCCTCCCCAGAATTCTGTGTTAAGATGTTTACAGCTCCTAACCAAGTTGCTTATTATATGGAGTTCATAGCTTCAAAGGACTTGACAAAGAAAGGCATTGCAAGGTGCTCATTTATAGACACTACATTGGGCTGTAACAAAAAAGCTAAACCATACTTCAGCACAGGTATTTTAGCTCTGATACCCACTCAGACAGCAGGCAGGAAGTGAAAGCATCACCCAGACAGTCAATGAACCCTCAAGCAACTTAGCAGAATAGTTAGCGTGGAGCACTCTACAAAATTGCCACAGGATTTTACAGCTATCTGCTTTCCTGGTGATTTCATAGCTGACAGAGACAGATGTGGCACACAAGGAAGGAACCTCTTCCTGTAACACTGAAGAAGAGAAAGCATCTAACAGGGAGACTTAAGAAACCACTCTGAGATGACATACAGCAAAGATTGCTTAGACAGCAGAAGCAAGAATTAGGTGATAGAACTGATATTCTTTATGCAATCAGAAGTCCGTAGAGGGTTTGGTTTCTTTCCCCCCTTAGACATGTAAAGCTTCAAACTTGTGTTACATATATAAAACAGCCACAGCAACCTATGCAGCAATTTTCTAGCTTAAGATGTTAAGTATGAGaggtaaaaaaagaaatacagcttTCCAACAGCTAATCCATCCCAGTACATTTTAAGATTATAAAACACCTTGAAAGGCTACTCAATTGAAGGCCTATATGCAAATTGTTTGCTTCCTTGACTAGAACAGAGCCTTGCACAGTACTCTAAAGCTAGTTGAGTGTTAAGATAAACCACTAGTATCTGAAAAATATTCTACTGCTACTTGCCACATCTAAAAGCTTTCCATATTTTTCACTTCCCTGCAGAGTATGCTGGCACACTCTTCCTTGTCTCCATTTACATACGAAATCACAACATTAGTGAGAGTGCCTCTCAAAAGCCTTATTCACTGTGCCTCATTATCAGGAACTCTTTTACAATGTAATACTTGAGAGACAACTCCAGAGTGGAGGTGGAGTTAAACCCTGCCTTGTGTGAAGTACACACGTTTAAGGCAAATGCAATTTTCTCTTTTATGATCAAGTTTCATCGCAGAAGCTTTTTCTCAGAAGAGGCCATTAGAAGGCTTACTGCAGTCATAAGCACTCATCTATCAGCACTGCTAGATGCCAAATTGTTTTACTCAAGAAATGGATATTGCTGTGTTATGCAAGGTGCATCAGTCAGTAAATGGACTTTTTTTTTAGCCAAGCAGGCATACCAGTATTTCAGAGGCAACTCAGCCccaataaaatatgcaacaagCCCCAGTACTCAGTCTAAAGGATCATGCAATATAGGAGAAATTGCATTTTGTAGTTTCTATTAGCTTTCCACAGCTTCAGCTGTGATTCTGATCACCTGGGCAGGCTGAGAAGTGTCTGGAAACATACAACGCTTCATACCCCATTCTCCTTGCTTCAAGAAAGGGAAGTAAGCCATATTTTCCCTTCCTTGTTTGCTCTTTTTAAGTAAACCAGAGTAGAGCCCATTTCTGTGTTGCATGACATCTAAGTGCGGAAAGCAGAGTACAATTCATGTTCCTGTCACTCCACTGACTCCCCAGTACTAACGAGTGACTGCTGTACATTGATAAAAACTCTCCTGAGTCCCCCACTGACAGCTGAAGATTGAAGTTTTCTGTTGTGCAGGCACCAGGAAGAGCCTGGGCTGTAGTCCAGATGCCCAGGAGCAGTGAATTGGCTGAAGCTTCCAGATGCATACTGAATTTATGGTAGCCATTTGCTTCTCCAGTCCAGGCTCCACATGCACAAGCACGACAGCAGGAGACGGTAACTCCAAATATAGATTTTAAATTCTATTCAGTGCCTTCTAATTATATAGGAGCTATTTTGGTAACAGTTTTGTACATTTCTTCACATGACATTTAAAAGCAACAATTTTGTTTAAGGTTCTGTGGATGtgcccagcccacagcagcacctcagctTCAGCACTGGTCTCCCCTTAGACTCCACCTGGATCAAGCTGTCCTGACTGCTCAGCATTTATGTTCAGTGCTGACCCACAGTGGTGCCTCAACTGCTCAGACAGTTTTTTTGCTTCATGATGAAGCAAAAATACAAATGTATTGCTGCTGTAGCAGTTCTGCAATACCACCAGAGGATATCTTCATGACTTTTAATCATTAGCTTATCAAATGAAATCCACAAGGAAGCAGTAAGAAGTTGGCCTCACATCTTCCATGGCTCATATAATTTACAGTAGGTCTATGCCAGCTTACGAGATCAGTCTGTTTCACATACCAGCTCCAATAACTCCAAGTTGATTAAGTAAATGCCTAATTCCAAGTGTCCAAACATGAACTGAAATTAAAGTCTCTCCCACTTACCCCTACAACACAGCTGCCCATATATAACCAGACACTCCAGCTGCCCTTTGAATAATTAAGATCCAAAGATCATTATGGTTGATCAAAAGATggcagagaagaaaaagaagtagaAATGGTATAGTTCAATCAAGATTTGTCAAGATATTAGAATCAATCCAGTGTCAATACCTCTCCAAGCCCAGAGCAGGGTACAAGCGCTATTTTTCAAGCTGTAAATACAATACGACCAATAATGGGTCAGATGGTAAACTTAAGGGGTTTTGTAGCATTACactaaaaaaaagaggaaaatgttcCACCTTTCTTTACTAAAGGCTCGTTATAGAAATACTGTTAGGGCTAACTGGCACTGCACAGACAGGTTCCTCCAAAACACTGTGCCAAAGACACCTACGGCTTCAGATAAAAACACTCAAGTGCCTCCTTTCCTACGCCTGACAGACCTGAACGAACCAGCTGGAGAAGACGGGAAGGTGGCGAGGAGGAATAAGAAGCATTCCACACAAGCAGCACCGTTAATCCTTCCCTCCGGCCTCAGCCCGCAGACACAGCCCAGCCTCGCAGCCCCTTGCCCGGCTCCCATCCGACCCCCGAGCCCGTCGCTCCACAAAGGGATACATACCGATCCGCCTGGGCCCAGGACATACACACATTCTCCTGTCACAACATGAAGCCGCCAACATCCACAAAGCAGAAGCCCGGGGGGCGGGGGGAGAAGCAAGGCAGAGAGTTTGTTAGAGAAGACGTAGAGCTCCGGCACGGAGGTGGGACGGCAGACAGGAGGAGACAAGCACACACAGCCGTTCTGCGGGAGCGCCGCTGCTGCCGCTCGCCCAGCGATGGGACCGAGCCAGCTCCGCAGGGACCGCCCGAACCCGCCGCCCGCGCGGGCACCGagccccgccggccccgctcTCC
The sequence above is drawn from the Melospiza melodia melodia isolate bMelMel2 chromosome 1, bMelMel2.pri, whole genome shotgun sequence genome and encodes:
- the PDP1 gene encoding pyruvate dehyrogenase phosphatase catalytic subunit 1 isoform X1; translation: MLAASCCDRRMCVCPGPRRIAIPVRSSRLPLLSDAMPAPAHLFPLIRNCEISRIGSTACYCHHKHLCCLSSHFAHSHFRYAPQKKFAALYRPKEHFNNFIHARDYASTPQRFYLTPPQVNSILKANEYSFKVPEFDGKNVSSILGFDSNQLPANAPIEDRRSAATCLQTRGMLLGVFDGHAGCACAQAVSERLFYYIAVSLLPHETLLEIENAVESGRALLPILQWHKHPNDYFSKEASKLYFNSLRTYWQELIDLNSGETTDVREALINAFKRLDNDISLEAQVGDPNSFLNYLVLRVAFSGSTACVAHVDGVDLHVANTGDSRAMLGVQEEDGSWSAVTLSYDHNAQNEHEVERVKMEHPKSEEKSLVKQDRLLGLLMPFRAFGDVKFKWSIELQKRVVESGPDQLNDNEYTKFIPPNYYTPPYLTAEPEVIHHRLRPQDKFLVLATDGLWETMHRQDVARIVGEYLTGVHHQQPIAVGGYKVTLGQMHGLLTERRARISSVFEDQNAATHLIRHAVGNNEFGTVDHERLSKMLSLPEELARMYRDDITIIVVQFNSHVIGAYQNEEL
- the PDP1 gene encoding pyruvate dehyrogenase phosphatase catalytic subunit 1 isoform X2, which encodes MCVCPGPRRIAIPVRSSRLPLLSDAMPAPAHLFPLIRNCEISRIGSTACYCHHKHLCCLSSHFAHSHFRYAPQKKFAALYRPKEHFNNFIHARDYASTPQRFYLTPPQVNSILKANEYSFKVPEFDGKNVSSILGFDSNQLPANAPIEDRRSAATCLQTRGMLLGVFDGHAGCACAQAVSERLFYYIAVSLLPHETLLEIENAVESGRALLPILQWHKHPNDYFSKEASKLYFNSLRTYWQELIDLNSGETTDVREALINAFKRLDNDISLEAQVGDPNSFLNYLVLRVAFSGSTACVAHVDGVDLHVANTGDSRAMLGVQEEDGSWSAVTLSYDHNAQNEHEVERVKMEHPKSEEKSLVKQDRLLGLLMPFRAFGDVKFKWSIELQKRVVESGPDQLNDNEYTKFIPPNYYTPPYLTAEPEVIHHRLRPQDKFLVLATDGLWETMHRQDVARIVGEYLTGVHHQQPIAVGGYKVTLGQMHGLLTERRARISSVFEDQNAATHLIRHAVGNNEFGTVDHERLSKMLSLPEELARMYRDDITIIVVQFNSHVIGAYQNEEL
- the PDP1 gene encoding pyruvate dehyrogenase phosphatase catalytic subunit 1 isoform X3, with the translated sequence MPAPAHLFPLIRNCEISRIGSTACYCHHKHLCCLSSHFAHSHFRYAPQKKFAALYRPKEHFNNFIHARDYASTPQRFYLTPPQVNSILKANEYSFKVPEFDGKNVSSILGFDSNQLPANAPIEDRRSAATCLQTRGMLLGVFDGHAGCACAQAVSERLFYYIAVSLLPHETLLEIENAVESGRALLPILQWHKHPNDYFSKEASKLYFNSLRTYWQELIDLNSGETTDVREALINAFKRLDNDISLEAQVGDPNSFLNYLVLRVAFSGSTACVAHVDGVDLHVANTGDSRAMLGVQEEDGSWSAVTLSYDHNAQNEHEVERVKMEHPKSEEKSLVKQDRLLGLLMPFRAFGDVKFKWSIELQKRVVESGPDQLNDNEYTKFIPPNYYTPPYLTAEPEVIHHRLRPQDKFLVLATDGLWETMHRQDVARIVGEYLTGVHHQQPIAVGGYKVTLGQMHGLLTERRARISSVFEDQNAATHLIRHAVGNNEFGTVDHERLSKMLSLPEELARMYRDDITIIVVQFNSHVIGAYQNEEL